A single genomic interval of Lentimicrobium saccharophilum harbors:
- a CDS encoding helicase-related protein has product MKLIDNINTRLGDDLKQSIRKGSKLCIAASSFSIYAFEALKKELEKIDELRFVFSSPTFIEENFTKHTRLFYIPHIYKESELCGGEFELRLKNQLNQRAIARECSRWVKEKVVFKSNKHQNLPINGMIHVKNWNQEEFAYSNLSSFTTSDLGITQKKGFPTLIQKSDYPDSKAFLEWFNQIWENEEDLQDVTHKVQDYFESAYNENSPEFIYFITLYNIFNDFLEDISMDNLPNDQIGFKETLIWSKLYNFQKDAVIGAINKLEKYKGCILADSVGLGKTFSALGVIKYYEMRNKDILVLCPKKLEANWNTYRHNDKNNILSGDRFRYDVLFHTDLTRSRGMSNGRNLETVNWGNYGLIVIDESHNFRNNNPNSGKENRYQSLMRKVIQEGIETKVLMLSATPVNNRFNDLRNQLALAYEGDPTIIDSKLDTDKGIDLIFRKAQQAFNVWSRYDAAERTTEKLLDMLDFDFFEILDSLTIARSRKHITTYYDTTAIGKFPERNKPVSIQSPLTKNGEVTYVDIAEKLTLLNLSIYSPLNYILQSKIGLYADLYDKTVKSGRLTQLDRERSLQVLMRINLLKRLESSVDSFRLTLEGIITQIEQALKTIARGGTGEYDGIQAKLDDEEFDWEADWGDEENVIGRKVKVYIADMDTTRWKEDLSEDLLILNKLWSDIVDVRGENDYKLQQLISLLDNKINQPFNNGNQKALVFTAFADTANYLYENIQGHIKEKYSIHTAVITGSRKSSNVKSIPADLNPLLTCFSPLSKDKELVYPGLNDSIELLIATDCISEGQNLQDCDFLVNYDIHWNPVRIIQRFGRIDRIGSKNSSITLVNFWPDVTLDAYINLKQRVESRMLISNMASTGDDNILNANEKDLEYRKIQLRKLQEEVIDLEDLREGVSITDLGLNDFRVDLSNFIKSYGGLTHIPEGLHTVVQSTEDLQSGVVFILKNINSGININKLNRLHPFYLVYIKNSGELYLNHVESKKILDAVRLLCKGKSEPMIELCKELAFETDDYHRMDSYSSLLKQSIGSILRTEEEKEVLSLFKAGGTTALQEKLKGIEDFKLISFLIVR; this is encoded by the coding sequence ATGAAGCTAATAGATAACATAAATACCCGTCTTGGAGATGATCTAAAACAAAGCATTCGAAAGGGAAGCAAATTGTGCATTGCCGCCTCATCCTTTTCTATTTATGCATTCGAAGCCCTTAAGAAGGAATTAGAAAAGATTGATGAACTGAGATTTGTTTTCAGTTCTCCAACTTTCATTGAAGAAAACTTTACTAAACATACCCGACTGTTTTATATCCCTCACATTTATAAGGAATCTGAACTATGTGGGGGTGAATTTGAGCTTAGATTAAAGAATCAGCTTAACCAAAGAGCTATTGCCAGAGAGTGCTCCAGGTGGGTAAAAGAGAAGGTTGTTTTTAAATCGAATAAGCACCAGAACCTGCCAATCAATGGAATGATTCATGTTAAGAATTGGAATCAGGAGGAATTTGCATATTCAAATCTGAGTAGTTTTACAACATCAGACCTAGGGATTACCCAAAAAAAAGGATTTCCAACCCTTATACAGAAATCTGACTACCCCGATAGTAAAGCGTTTCTTGAATGGTTCAATCAGATTTGGGAAAATGAGGAAGACCTACAGGATGTAACCCACAAAGTGCAGGATTACTTTGAGAGTGCCTACAATGAGAATAGTCCTGAGTTTATCTATTTCATTACTCTTTACAATATCTTCAATGACTTCCTGGAAGATATATCCATGGATAACCTGCCTAATGACCAGATAGGATTCAAAGAAACGCTGATCTGGAGTAAGCTCTACAACTTTCAAAAGGATGCTGTTATTGGAGCCATTAATAAGTTGGAAAAATACAAAGGCTGCATATTGGCTGATAGTGTGGGATTAGGCAAAACCTTTTCAGCACTTGGTGTAATCAAGTACTATGAAATGAGGAACAAAGATATTTTGGTTCTTTGTCCGAAAAAACTCGAAGCAAACTGGAATACATATCGACACAACGATAAGAACAATATTTTATCAGGCGATCGTTTTCGCTATGATGTATTATTCCATACAGACCTTACCCGAAGTCGAGGTATGAGTAATGGCCGCAATCTTGAAACAGTGAATTGGGGTAATTATGGTCTTATTGTTATTGATGAATCGCATAATTTCAGGAATAACAATCCCAATTCCGGAAAGGAAAACAGATACCAAAGTCTGATGAGGAAGGTTATTCAGGAAGGTATTGAAACTAAAGTACTCATGCTTTCAGCAACACCAGTAAACAATCGATTTAATGACTTAAGGAACCAATTAGCTTTGGCCTATGAAGGTGATCCTACAATAATTGATAGTAAATTAGATACCGATAAAGGAATCGATCTTATTTTCCGGAAAGCACAACAGGCATTTAATGTCTGGAGTAGATACGATGCAGCAGAAAGAACAACGGAAAAGTTGTTGGATATGCTTGATTTTGACTTCTTTGAGATTCTCGATTCTTTAACTATCGCAAGGTCCAGAAAGCACATTACTACTTATTACGATACTACTGCTATCGGAAAATTTCCTGAGCGTAATAAACCGGTTTCAATTCAAAGTCCTTTAACGAAAAACGGAGAAGTTACATATGTTGACATTGCCGAGAAATTGACATTGTTGAATTTGTCTATATACTCCCCTCTAAACTACATTCTTCAAAGCAAAATCGGGCTGTATGCCGATCTTTACGATAAAACAGTCAAGTCAGGAAGGCTAACTCAATTAGACCGTGAGAGAAGCCTCCAGGTACTCATGAGGATCAATTTGCTAAAACGTTTGGAAAGCTCGGTGGATTCATTCAGGCTCACACTTGAGGGCATTATTACCCAAATTGAACAAGCTCTAAAAACTATCGCCAGGGGAGGAACAGGGGAATATGATGGTATTCAGGCAAAACTTGATGATGAAGAGTTTGATTGGGAGGCTGATTGGGGAGATGAAGAAAATGTAATTGGTAGAAAAGTAAAAGTCTATATCGCTGATATGGATACCACACGGTGGAAGGAGGATCTAAGTGAAGATTTGTTGATACTCAATAAATTATGGAGTGATATTGTTGATGTCAGGGGTGAGAATGATTACAAACTTCAACAACTTATCTCATTGTTGGACAATAAGATAAACCAGCCCTTCAACAATGGGAATCAAAAGGCACTTGTTTTTACTGCCTTTGCGGATACCGCTAATTACCTGTATGAAAACATTCAGGGACATATAAAGGAAAAATATAGCATTCACACGGCAGTTATTACCGGTTCCCGGAAAAGCAGTAATGTAAAAAGTATTCCGGCTGACTTAAATCCTTTGCTTACCTGTTTTTCACCACTGTCAAAGGACAAAGAACTGGTGTATCCCGGATTGAATGACTCGATAGAATTATTGATAGCGACTGATTGTATTTCAGAGGGCCAGAATTTACAGGATTGTGATTTTCTGGTAAACTATGATATTCACTGGAATCCGGTAAGGATTATTCAGCGTTTTGGCCGTATTGACCGAATAGGCTCAAAGAACTCAAGTATTACATTGGTTAACTTTTGGCCGGATGTTACACTTGATGCATATATTAATTTAAAGCAACGTGTTGAAAGCCGGATGTTAATCAGTAACATGGCCAGCACCGGAGATGATAATATTCTGAATGCAAATGAAAAGGATCTGGAATATCGAAAGATTCAGCTTCGGAAACTGCAGGAAGAAGTCATTGACCTGGAAGATCTGAGAGAAGGGGTTAGTATTACAGACCTGGGTCTTAATGATTTTCGTGTTGACCTTTCAAATTTTATTAAGTCTTATGGCGGACTTACTCATATTCCGGAAGGATTACATACAGTGGTTCAGTCAACCGAAGATTTACAATCAGGAGTAGTTTTTATTTTAAAAAACATAAACTCAGGCATCAATATCAATAAATTAAATCGTCTTCATCCTTTTTATCTTGTTTACATTAAAAATTCCGGAGAACTCTACCTGAATCATGTTGAATCCAAGAAGATTTTAGATGCTGTGCGTTTGCTTTGTAAGGGTAAAAGTGAACCAATGATTGAGCTGTGCAAAGAGTTAGCCTTTGAAACTGACGATTATCACCGGATGGACTCATATTCATCATTGTTGAAGCAGAGTATTGGTTCAATCCTTCGCACTGAAGAGGAAAAGGAAGTCCTGAGTCTCTTCAAGGCAGGAGGGACAACTGCGCTTCAGGAAAAACTTAAAGGCATTGAAGACTTTAAGCTAATTTCGTTCTTAATAGTGCGGTGA
- a CDS encoding type III restriction-modification system endonuclease, with translation MKLQFKEQDFQIQAVKAVVDCFDGQPLKTNRFTLERSKELIRKAKQASTGAITIEYDIEEEIGYRNSLLQITEDHVLSNIRKVQKDNDLRESQQIERPNGVKLGYNLTIEMETGTGKTYTYIRTMYELHKRYGWSKFIVIVPSIAIREGVFKSFQVTQDHFQELYGHKINPFIYNSGRPQDIENFASDSRISVMIINTQAFNASGADARRIYQELDQFGTRKPIDIIAQTNPILIIDEPQSVDGEKTLKNMQDFNPLLTLRYSATHKVEYNKVFRLDALDAYNKRLVKKIQVKGINLKGSTGTTGYLYLEQISLSTTKPPYAVVEFEKRVGEGVKKVRQKLAESANLYELSGNIPAYKNQTITEINGYQNKIVVAGQDIYPGDILNDKDENAFRRVQIRETIMSHLKKEKQLFEKGIKVLSLFFIDSVEKYRVYDETGEQALGEYARIFEEEYNSVRNDFLDLFQQEYNDFLKDSDPGKVHKGYMPTNYGEYLKRDEAHRVHEGYFSIDKKNKLVDPSVKRGSEDSDDISAFDLIMKDKERLLSFEEPTRFIFSHSALKEGWDNPNVFQICALKNADGGSQTRRRQEVGRGMRLCVNKNGNRLDFESVGDQVHEINKLTVVASESYETFARGLQSEIAATLKDRPQKAEVEYFVGKLVTNEKDEEHRLTEEDAKKLNKLLYMNDVIDENDKITTEGRELIEQNKMPLPEHLEPYRESIGKILKAIYTGEVFKPEDERQTIVLNPNKNFKKKEFQELWEKINLKTIYEVKFDTDKLINDSKIRINAQLNIGDRVYEVKTGELQEGTKEQMEEGVLVKESERQYLKLKNDLYTNAVYDIVGEIEVLTNLTRNTIVAILQAIKEEKFLLLRKNPEEFIAKCSKLINEVKASLIINNIVYHKIEERHDAKTVFSNDKFALRNTDLLKKHIYDYLTSDSKIESDFAKALENSVEVVVYAKLPKSFYISTPVANYSPDWAIVFDKEKVRHIYFVTETKGSDSDMDLREIEKLKIHCATEHFKEISGNEVRFEKVSSFSRLIEIVQPL, from the coding sequence ATGAAACTACAATTTAAAGAACAAGACTTCCAGATACAGGCCGTGAAAGCCGTTGTTGATTGTTTTGACGGGCAACCACTCAAAACAAACCGGTTTACGCTGGAGCGAAGCAAAGAACTTATCCGGAAGGCAAAGCAAGCATCAACAGGCGCAATAACCATTGAATACGATATTGAAGAGGAAATAGGTTACAGGAATAGTTTATTACAAATAACCGAAGATCATGTTCTTTCAAATATTCGCAAAGTCCAGAAGGATAACGATTTGCGTGAAAGCCAGCAGATTGAACGGCCAAATGGGGTAAAACTGGGATATAACCTTACCATTGAGATGGAAACAGGCACTGGTAAAACCTATACCTATATCCGGACAATGTATGAACTGCATAAACGATATGGCTGGAGTAAGTTCATCGTAATCGTGCCGAGCATTGCCATACGCGAAGGTGTATTTAAATCATTTCAGGTTACCCAGGATCATTTTCAGGAATTATACGGGCATAAGATTAATCCTTTTATATACAATTCCGGCAGACCACAGGATATTGAAAACTTTGCCTCAGACAGCAGGATCAGTGTAATGATCATCAATACCCAGGCATTTAATGCCAGCGGCGCAGATGCACGGAGAATCTACCAGGAGCTTGATCAATTCGGCACCAGAAAGCCTATAGACATTATTGCTCAAACCAATCCTATACTGATTATTGATGAGCCACAATCAGTGGATGGTGAAAAGACATTGAAGAATATGCAGGACTTCAATCCTTTGTTAACCTTGCGTTACTCTGCTACCCACAAAGTTGAATATAACAAGGTTTTTCGTTTGGATGCGCTGGATGCTTATAATAAACGATTGGTAAAGAAAATACAGGTTAAAGGGATTAATCTGAAAGGCTCAACCGGAACCACGGGGTATTTGTATCTTGAACAGATCAGCCTGAGTACTACAAAACCGCCCTATGCAGTTGTTGAGTTTGAGAAGCGAGTCGGTGAGGGAGTAAAGAAAGTACGTCAGAAATTGGCTGAAAGTGCAAATCTTTACGAGTTATCAGGCAATATCCCGGCTTATAAAAATCAAACAATTACAGAAATAAACGGCTACCAGAATAAGATTGTTGTAGCAGGGCAGGATATTTATCCGGGTGATATTCTCAATGATAAAGATGAAAATGCCTTCCGCAGGGTACAGATACGTGAAACCATCATGTCGCACCTGAAAAAGGAAAAACAGCTTTTTGAAAAGGGTATTAAGGTACTTTCCTTGTTTTTCATTGATTCGGTGGAGAAATACCGTGTATATGATGAAACAGGTGAACAGGCCCTTGGTGAATATGCCAGAATCTTTGAAGAAGAGTATAATAGTGTAAGAAATGATTTTCTTGACCTGTTCCAGCAGGAGTACAATGACTTTTTGAAAGATTCAGATCCCGGAAAAGTTCATAAGGGATATATGCCTACGAATTATGGGGAATATCTGAAACGGGATGAAGCCCATAGAGTTCATGAAGGATATTTTTCCATTGATAAGAAAAACAAACTGGTTGATCCTTCTGTAAAACGAGGCAGTGAAGACTCTGATGATATTTCGGCCTTTGACCTTATTATGAAGGATAAGGAGCGATTGCTGAGTTTTGAGGAACCCACCAGGTTTATTTTCTCGCACTCCGCCTTGAAAGAGGGCTGGGATAACCCCAATGTATTCCAGATATGTGCATTAAAAAATGCAGACGGAGGAAGCCAGACACGAAGAAGACAGGAAGTTGGCCGTGGTATGCGGCTATGCGTAAACAAGAACGGAAACCGGCTTGATTTTGAATCAGTAGGCGATCAGGTTCATGAAATAAATAAACTCACTGTAGTTGCTTCGGAAAGCTATGAAACCTTTGCCAGGGGGTTGCAGAGTGAAATTGCTGCGACTCTCAAAGACAGACCACAAAAGGCAGAAGTAGAATATTTTGTTGGAAAATTAGTGACCAATGAAAAAGACGAAGAGCATCGGCTTACTGAAGAGGATGCTAAAAAACTCAATAAACTGCTTTATATGAATGATGTTATTGACGAAAATGACAAGATAACCACCGAAGGAAGGGAACTTATTGAACAAAACAAAATGCCTTTGCCAGAGCACCTTGAACCATACAGGGAATCAATTGGTAAAATACTAAAGGCCATATATACCGGTGAAGTATTCAAACCGGAAGATGAAAGGCAAACAATTGTGCTGAATCCAAACAAGAATTTCAAAAAGAAGGAATTTCAGGAACTTTGGGAGAAAATAAACCTGAAAACCATTTACGAAGTAAAGTTTGACACAGACAAGCTGATCAATGACAGTAAAATCCGTATCAATGCCCAGCTAAACATTGGAGACAGGGTCTATGAAGTGAAAACAGGGGAATTACAGGAAGGCACAAAGGAACAGATGGAAGAAGGGGTATTGGTCAAAGAATCGGAACGTCAATACCTTAAGTTGAAAAACGATCTTTACACCAATGCCGTTTATGATATTGTTGGAGAAATTGAAGTACTGACTAATCTGACCCGGAATACCATTGTTGCAATTCTACAAGCGATTAAAGAAGAAAAGTTCTTGTTACTGAGGAAAAATCCGGAAGAGTTTATTGCCAAATGCAGTAAGCTGATTAATGAAGTAAAGGCAAGCCTGATCATCAATAACATTGTCTATCACAAAATTGAAGAGAGGCATGACGCCAAAACAGTTTTCTCGAACGATAAATTTGCTCTTCGTAATACCGACCTCTTAAAGAAGCACATCTACGATTACCTTACTTCTGATTCAAAAATTGAATCTGATTTCGCGAAAGCACTTGAAAACAGTGTTGAGGTAGTTGTTTATGCTAAACTGCCCAAGAGCTTTTACATATCCACCCCCGTTGCAAACTACAGTCCGGACTGGGCCATTGTGTTTGATAAAGAAAAGGTCCGCCACATATATTTTGTAACAGAAACAAAAGGTTCCGATTCGGATATGGATTTAAGGGAAATAGAGAAACTTAAAATCCATTGCGCAACAGAGCATTTTAAGGAGATAAGTGGCAATGAGGTGAGGTTTGAGAAGGTAAGTAGTTTTTCAAGATTAATCGAAATAGTACAACCATTATGA
- a CDS encoding DUF4268 domain-containing protein yields the protein MTKIEKILRIPIKDAFKYEDKNLTPWLCENIDALGEAIGIELSNAEREQSTGNFSLDIKAQTASGDIVVIENQFGASNHDHLGKLITYLTSFEAKIAIWIVETPKQEHINAIAWLNEGDNGCDFFLIKLQAIKIGESNPAPLLTVISGPSEESKQIGKIKKEHSKQDDLRKAFWDQLLALSIKQNLKLFSLITASGRDAWIGATAGVKGLTYVYWVNQFSTRIELRIDRGKGQDVENLNILNKLKINQLVIEESFGSELNWADLEGYRVCSIRKDFNDGGYKSPVEQWGEIIDNIVSAMVRLINATQNFVSNLKI from the coding sequence ATGACCAAAATTGAGAAAATTTTAAGAATCCCGATCAAGGATGCATTTAAATACGAAGATAAGAATCTGACTCCCTGGCTATGTGAAAATATAGATGCATTAGGTGAGGCTATTGGAATTGAGCTATCGAATGCTGAACGGGAACAATCAACCGGTAACTTTAGCCTTGATATAAAAGCTCAGACTGCATCTGGTGATATCGTTGTGATTGAAAATCAATTCGGGGCCAGCAATCATGACCATCTAGGCAAGTTAATAACCTATTTAACTTCATTCGAAGCTAAAATTGCAATCTGGATTGTTGAAACACCTAAACAAGAGCATATAAATGCAATTGCCTGGTTGAATGAAGGTGATAATGGTTGCGATTTTTTCTTGATAAAATTACAAGCCATTAAGATTGGTGAAAGTAATCCCGCACCCCTGCTAACTGTAATCTCTGGCCCGAGCGAAGAATCCAAACAAATTGGGAAAATTAAAAAGGAGCATTCAAAACAAGATGATTTAAGAAAAGCATTCTGGGATCAATTATTGGCATTGTCCATTAAGCAGAATTTGAAATTATTCTCATTAATTACTGCATCAGGGCGGGATGCATGGATTGGGGCTACTGCCGGAGTTAAAGGCCTTACCTATGTTTATTGGGTAAATCAATTTTCAACCAGGATTGAACTTAGAATTGATAGGGGCAAAGGGCAGGATGTAGAGAATTTGAACATACTTAATAAGTTGAAGATAAATCAACTAGTGATAGAAGAATCGTTTGGGTCTGAATTAAATTGGGCAGACCTTGAAGGATATAGGGTGTGTAGCATCAGAAAAGACTTCAATGATGGAGGATACAAAAGTCCCGTAGAGCAATGGGGAGAGATTATAGATAACATTGTATCAGCTATGGTTAGACTAATAAATGCGACGCAGAATTTTGTTAGCAACCTAAAAATCTAA
- a CDS encoding DUF4391 domain-containing protein, with translation MDIFDIPASARVGKVIPKNAFESYSNVKQKKLLTNLVARISWLYKLSPQTLNLKADEIKEIQIFKVELKIKEEIPLLLELIDKAIPYNIIFIIEKDTEIYLSTSVKHPHPLNENNSVIDWRFRTDWFQSNENKYSLNLKRNLDAVYHDFCNQLSGAPKMANKSLRDLVEYKQQLYTLEKEIEKLKASIANCKQFNRKVELNLRLNSVRDQLESLIKSPIMK, from the coding sequence ATGGACATATTTGATATACCCGCTTCTGCCAGAGTAGGCAAGGTAATTCCAAAGAATGCCTTTGAATCATATTCCAATGTGAAGCAGAAAAAATTGTTAACCAATCTTGTTGCCCGTATCAGTTGGTTATACAAGCTATCGCCGCAAACTTTAAATCTGAAAGCGGATGAAATCAAGGAAATTCAAATTTTCAAGGTTGAACTGAAAATTAAAGAGGAGATACCTTTACTTCTGGAACTCATTGACAAAGCGATTCCTTACAATATTATTTTCATCATCGAAAAAGACACAGAAATATACTTGTCAACATCGGTTAAGCATCCCCACCCATTAAATGAAAACAATTCAGTCATTGATTGGAGATTCAGGACTGATTGGTTTCAGTCAAATGAGAATAAATACTCGTTAAATCTAAAAAGAAACCTTGATGCAGTATATCATGATTTTTGCAATCAACTTTCCGGAGCCCCAAAGATGGCAAATAAGTCATTGAGGGACTTGGTTGAGTATAAGCAACAGCTTTATACACTTGAAAAAGAAATTGAAAAACTAAAGGCTAGTATTGCCAATTGTAAGCAGTTTAACAGGAAGGTTGAGCTGAATTTAAGGTTAAATTCAGTTCGTGATCAATTGGAATCCTTGATAAAAAGCCCAATAATGAAATAA
- a CDS encoding Fic family protein: MALPVNHPLATLSNQVSVQVSTQAIDIIFSTLDDVIDYSNQAGNQVSNQVNDQLSDQVIRILKEEICENVVEILNMIRKGPKTSKEILQTIGLSKHSTNRKRHIDPLKEIGWSGFAIPENLNDRNQKYRITASGFKVSNLIKQA; the protein is encoded by the coding sequence ATGGCACTTCCGGTAAATCATCCACTTGCCACATTAAGTAACCAGGTTAGTGTCCAAGTAAGTACCCAGGCTATTGATATAATATTCAGCACATTAGATGATGTTATAGATTATAGTAACCAAGCTGGTAACCAAGTAAGTAACCAAGTTAATGACCAACTAAGTGACCAAGTAATCAGGATTCTAAAGGAGGAGATATGTGAAAACGTGGTAGAAATACTAAATATGATAAGGAAAGGGCCAAAGACAAGTAAAGAAATACTTCAAACTATTGGCCTATCCAAACATTCAACAAATCGGAAACGACATATTGACCCTTTGAAGGAAATAGGATGGTCTGGATTTGCCATTCCTGAAAACCTCAATGACAGGAATCAAAAGTACAGGATAACAGCATCTGGTTTTAAAGTATCGAATTTGATCAAACAGGCATGA
- a CDS encoding transposase, whose protein sequence is MRFSNNDEPAFSDQEIMTIYLFCVNQEQRVKIKQIHSFANDYLRSWFPKLPSYTAFNNRLNRLSEAFKLFAGSLLAEYKPVTCSDNESVLDSLPIITCSGKRVGKVAREITDKGYCSTKAMYYFGLKLHALAFKHPKKLPYPEQLLVTAASENDLNVFKNAWENIENRTFYGDKIYHNVDYFNNLANSKNSLMLTPIKGVQNQSNWEKNFDRAYNDLFSKAVSTIRQPIEALFNWLIEKTDFQRASKTRSTAGLLVHVFGKISAAFISLIF, encoded by the coding sequence ATGCGGTTTAGCAACAATGATGAACCAGCGTTTTCAGATCAGGAAATTATGACCATTTATTTGTTTTGTGTCAATCAGGAACAGCGAGTGAAGATCAAGCAGATCCATTCATTTGCCAATGATTATTTGCGTTCCTGGTTTCCAAAGTTGCCTTCCTACACCGCATTTAATAACCGTTTAAATAGGCTTTCTGAAGCTTTCAAGCTATTCGCTGGCTCTTTGTTGGCGGAGTATAAACCAGTTACATGCTCAGACAATGAAAGTGTATTGGATTCTCTTCCAATAATTACATGTTCTGGTAAACGCGTTGGTAAAGTAGCTCGTGAAATCACTGATAAAGGTTATTGTTCTACAAAAGCCATGTACTACTTTGGTTTGAAACTTCACGCACTGGCTTTTAAACATCCTAAAAAATTACCTTACCCGGAACAACTTCTTGTTACTGCTGCATCTGAGAATGATCTGAATGTTTTTAAAAATGCATGGGAGAATATCGAAAACCGAACTTTTTATGGAGATAAAATCTACCATAACGTTGACTATTTCAACAACCTGGCTAATTCAAAGAACTCGTTGATGCTTACTCCAATTAAGGGAGTGCAAAATCAATCAAACTGGGAAAAGAATTTTGATAGAGCTTATAATGATTTGTTTTCCAAAGCCGTATCCACAATCAGGCAACCTATAGAGGCTTTATTTAACTGGCTCATCGAAAAAACTGACTTTCAAAGGGCTTCTAAAACTCGTTCAACTGCCGGATTATTGGTTCATGTTTTCGGAAAAATCTCCGCAGCATTCATTTCTTTAATATTTTAA